A stretch of Paenibacillus mucilaginosus 3016 DNA encodes these proteins:
- a CDS encoding glycosyltransferase, whose amino-acid sequence MKHILYIQPYASQVGGVDTVLLQLVEGLDRSRYRAFVLLPGPSPYVAKYEAAGATVLFGQLAVFGKPTDLFYYPRNLEVVKEFGVKPDKIAVIPHGHYQGVYGHQGKNYREIYGIPEDGYVYLFIGAIKPYKGVQQLVESFNRIKSANTYLVVAGKPSKEMEEVLSRYQGQQNIVMDLRFIPDEEVADIISMCDSFVLPFQEITTSGSAILALSFKKPIVIPKTPFVDEYFTPEIASIYDPSKGELLEDAMKKVQKVDPDQVEPVYEHILARLDWKNIAMQLSEIYQNRPAPSISRALDKG is encoded by the coding sequence ATGAAGCATATCTTATATATTCAGCCTTATGCCAGCCAGGTCGGCGGCGTGGATACGGTGCTGCTGCAGCTGGTGGAGGGACTCGACCGGTCGCGTTACCGCGCATTCGTACTGCTTCCCGGTCCGAGTCCTTACGTGGCCAAGTACGAAGCGGCCGGCGCTACCGTGCTGTTCGGACAGCTGGCCGTCTTCGGCAAGCCTACGGACCTGTTCTATTATCCGCGCAATCTGGAGGTTGTCAAAGAGTTCGGCGTCAAGCCGGATAAGATTGCGGTGATCCCGCACGGCCACTACCAAGGGGTCTACGGGCACCAAGGAAAGAACTACCGTGAGATCTACGGCATTCCCGAGGATGGCTATGTGTATCTCTTCATCGGAGCGATCAAGCCTTACAAAGGAGTGCAGCAGCTCGTCGAATCCTTCAACCGGATCAAGAGCGCGAACACTTACCTGGTGGTCGCGGGCAAGCCGTCCAAAGAGATGGAGGAGGTTCTGTCCCGGTATCAGGGGCAGCAGAACATCGTCATGGATCTGCGCTTCATCCCGGATGAAGAAGTGGCCGACATCATCTCCATGTGCGATTCCTTCGTCCTTCCGTTCCAGGAGATAACGACTTCGGGATCGGCAATCCTGGCTCTGAGCTTCAAGAAGCCGATCGTCATTCCGAAAACCCCGTTCGTAGACGAGTATTTCACTCCGGAGATTGCTTCCATCTACGATCCGAGCAAAGGGGAGCTTCTGGAGGACGCCATGAAGAAGGTACAGAAGGTGGATCCGGACCAAGTGGAGCCCGTTTATGAGCATATTCTGGCCCGGCTGGATTGGAAGAACATTGCGATGCAGCTCAGCGAGATTTATCAGAACCGGCCTGCTCCGAGCATCAGCAGGGCATTAGACAAAGGCTAA
- a CDS encoding sugar transferase: MSVPNLSEEGKALESGEYYSTAAINQGYGHNVYLAMKRMIDIVGAIVGLVITAPLFIILAILIKLEDPKGPVFFKQQRVGKNEALFHMFKFRSMVSNAEELLAQLLSQNEVSGHMFKMKNDPRITRIGRFIRKTSLDELPQLWNVLRGDMSLVGPRPPLPREVKEYSNYHKQRLSVTPGCTGLWQVSGRSQLGFEEMVELDLKYIANRNLFFDIKIILKTVKVLLGSKDAF, encoded by the coding sequence ATGAGCGTTCCGAATTTATCAGAAGAGGGCAAAGCCCTCGAATCCGGAGAATATTATTCAACCGCCGCTATCAATCAGGGGTACGGGCATAATGTGTATCTGGCTATGAAGCGAATGATCGACATCGTAGGAGCTATCGTCGGTCTGGTGATTACAGCGCCACTTTTTATCATCCTCGCGATTCTCATCAAGCTTGAAGACCCGAAAGGCCCCGTATTTTTCAAACAGCAGCGTGTAGGCAAGAACGAAGCGCTGTTCCACATGTTCAAATTCCGTTCCATGGTCTCGAATGCGGAAGAACTGCTTGCCCAGCTGCTCAGCCAGAATGAAGTCAGCGGTCATATGTTCAAAATGAAAAACGACCCGCGGATTACAAGAATCGGCCGTTTTATCCGTAAAACCAGCTTGGATGAGCTTCCGCAGCTGTGGAATGTGCTGAGAGGCGACATGAGCCTTGTCGGTCCGCGTCCGCCGCTTCCGCGGGAAGTGAAAGAGTATTCGAACTACCACAAACAGCGTCTCTCCGTTACGCCCGGCTGCACTGGGCTCTGGCAGGTTAGCGGAAGAAGCCAGCTCGGATTCGAAGAAATGGTCGAACTGGATTTGAAGTACATCGCAAACCGCAATTTGTTCTTTGATATAAAGATCATCTTAAAAACGGTGAAGGTACTGTTGGGATCAAAAGACGCATTTTGA
- a CDS encoding glycosyltransferase: MKKIIFITNRLPFPNTDGRKNLLSQYLTQIKEIHPDSEIINISFVDDPKYLSAKPKLIDRIITIDSPGFFEKVYNALVYSLLLRKWPLQVSVYYSKKNHKLIAKTIQKENPAYVIYDMVRVAEYTEKHPAKTILSYDDLLSLRYQRQLEWFKYIPSVFGGFADKLPKFARGAAELKFIQKALIRLESRLLEKYEQSVAARFDHLIFTSPKEAEHFKDIVRHESCHGIPMKIDPIAADGSVGARQYDPNKIVFVGKMDIPHNCSAVFYFCEKIWPKVKKHQPDAKFYIVGKNPTREVLQLEKQYPDVIVTGEVNDVKKTVMDSALMIAPLLFGTGIKTKIVEAMSWGIPVVTNAIGSEGINASHRKDLFISENDEEMVQHILQLLNNAEMNHSMSKNSIDYVSQHFSSTVTKEKLQLILV; this comes from the coding sequence ATGAAGAAAATCATATTTATTACCAACAGGCTTCCATTTCCCAACACCGATGGACGAAAAAATCTGCTTTCCCAGTATCTCACCCAAATCAAGGAGATTCATCCGGACAGCGAGATTATCAACATCTCCTTTGTGGATGATCCGAAGTACCTGAGCGCCAAGCCGAAGCTTATCGACAGAATCATTACCATCGATTCGCCGGGTTTCTTCGAGAAGGTCTACAATGCGCTGGTCTATTCGCTCCTTCTCCGCAAGTGGCCTCTTCAGGTATCAGTCTACTACAGCAAGAAAAACCACAAGCTGATTGCCAAGACGATCCAAAAAGAGAATCCCGCTTACGTTATCTACGATATGGTGCGTGTTGCCGAGTATACGGAGAAGCATCCCGCGAAGACAATCCTGAGCTACGACGATCTGCTGTCCCTGCGCTATCAGCGGCAGCTGGAGTGGTTCAAGTACATTCCTTCCGTGTTCGGCGGATTTGCCGACAAGCTGCCCAAGTTCGCACGCGGAGCGGCGGAGCTGAAGTTCATTCAGAAGGCTTTGATCCGTCTCGAGAGCCGGCTGCTTGAGAAGTATGAGCAATCGGTGGCCGCACGGTTCGATCACTTGATCTTCACCTCTCCGAAGGAAGCGGAACACTTCAAGGATATCGTGCGGCATGAGTCGTGCCACGGCATTCCGATGAAGATTGATCCGATTGCCGCAGACGGTAGTGTTGGGGCACGCCAGTACGATCCGAACAAAATCGTATTCGTCGGTAAAATGGATATTCCGCATAACTGCTCCGCAGTCTTTTACTTCTGCGAGAAGATTTGGCCGAAAGTCAAGAAGCACCAGCCGGATGCGAAATTCTACATTGTCGGGAAGAATCCGACCAGAGAGGTGCTTCAGCTCGAAAAGCAGTATCCAGACGTTATTGTCACGGGGGAAGTGAATGATGTTAAGAAGACCGTGATGGATTCGGCACTGATGATTGCTCCGCTGCTCTTCGGTACGGGCATCAAGACGAAGATCGTCGAAGCCATGTCCTGGGGCATTCCGGTTGTAACCAATGCCATAGGCAGCGAAGGCATCAATGCGAGCCACCGGAAAGATTTGTTTATCAGCGAGAATGACGAGGAAATGGTCCAGCACATCCTTCAGCTTCTGAACAATGCGGAGATGAATCATTCGATGTCCAAGAACTCGATCGATTACGTGTCCCAGCACTTCAGCAGTACGGTAACGAAGGAGAAACTGCAGCTGATCCTGGTCTAG
- a CDS encoding sugar phosphate nucleotidyltransferase, whose translation MKLVLLSGGSGKRLWPLSNDSRSKQFLKVLVNPENEMESMVQRVWRQLGAAGLSESAYVATSKAQVEMIQSQLGSAPIIVEPERRDTFPAIALAATYLYSIVGVSLNEVVTILPVDPYVDEAFFNKINELEQLVLSTNADLALMGVTPTYPSEKYGYIVPKNGSEAKVGATDYHVVDRFTEKPDEETAKALIENSALWNCGVFAFKLDYMINHLINKGYPIQYEEMVKQYDKMTKISFDYEIVEKAEKLVVTAYDGYWKDLGTWNTLTEQMDTDQIGKGLISPCSTNTHLVNELDIPVVVLGLDNVVVATSPDGILVTEKNASPKIKDMLKNMEQRPMYEERRWGSYRVLDYKKFAEGQEILTKRMCIQAGKNISYQLHLKRSEVWTIVSGEGEFILDENYRKVKAGDVLVIPVGGRHAIRAITDLEYIEVQRGSELVEEDNIRLYLEWSEIMEQSKPV comes from the coding sequence ATGAAACTCGTATTGTTATCCGGAGGATCCGGTAAACGTCTGTGGCCCCTGTCCAACGATTCCAGATCGAAGCAGTTCCTGAAAGTCCTGGTCAATCCGGAGAATGAAATGGAGTCCATGGTGCAGCGCGTATGGCGCCAGCTCGGAGCAGCCGGATTGTCCGAATCGGCCTATGTGGCGACAAGCAAAGCCCAAGTGGAGATGATCCAGAGCCAGCTCGGCTCCGCACCGATCATCGTAGAGCCGGAGCGCAGAGACACGTTCCCTGCGATTGCCTTGGCCGCTACGTACCTGTACTCCATCGTAGGCGTGAGCCTGAATGAAGTGGTGACGATTCTGCCGGTTGACCCTTACGTGGATGAAGCATTCTTCAACAAGATCAATGAGCTGGAGCAGCTTGTCCTGAGCACGAATGCCGACCTGGCGCTGATGGGGGTAACGCCAACCTATCCGTCGGAGAAGTACGGCTATATCGTTCCGAAGAACGGCAGCGAGGCCAAAGTGGGCGCTACGGATTACCACGTGGTGGACCGCTTTACGGAGAAGCCGGACGAAGAGACGGCGAAGGCCCTCATCGAGAACAGCGCTCTGTGGAACTGCGGCGTATTCGCCTTCAAGCTGGATTACATGATCAACCACCTGATCAACAAAGGCTACCCGATTCAATATGAGGAAATGGTCAAGCAGTATGACAAGATGACCAAAATCAGCTTCGACTACGAAATCGTAGAAAAAGCCGAGAAGCTCGTCGTGACCGCCTATGACGGTTACTGGAAGGACCTTGGCACATGGAACACGCTGACCGAGCAGATGGACACCGATCAGATCGGGAAAGGCCTGATCTCCCCATGCTCGACCAATACCCACCTCGTGAACGAGCTGGATATTCCCGTTGTCGTGCTTGGACTCGATAACGTTGTGGTTGCGACTAGCCCGGACGGCATTCTGGTAACCGAGAAGAATGCGAGCCCTAAAATAAAGGATATGCTGAAGAACATGGAACAGCGTCCGATGTACGAAGAAAGACGCTGGGGTTCTTACCGCGTACTCGACTATAAAAAGTTTGCCGAAGGCCAGGAGATCCTGACCAAGCGCATGTGCATTCAAGCCGGCAAAAACATCAGCTACCAGCTTCACCTGAAGCGCAGCGAAGTATGGACGATCGTATCGGGCGAGGGTGAATTCATTCTCGATGAGAACTACCGTAAAGTCAAAGCGGGAGATGTGCTCGTCATTCCGGTCGGCGGCCGCCACGCCATCCGCGCCATCACGGACCTCGAGTATATCGAGGTGCAAAGAGGCAGCGAGCTCGTGGAAGAGGACAACATCCGTCTGTATCTCGAATGGTCCGAGATCATGGAACAAAGCAAACCGGTCTAA
- a CDS encoding UDP-glucose dehydrogenase family protein, whose protein sequence is MKITVIGTGYVGLVSGVCFAELGNEVVCVDKIKAKIDSLNRGEVPIYEPGIEELIEKNTKEGRLSFSDNLTEPVENSEIIIIAVGTPPLPNGEADLQYVDQVARDIALAMNGYKIVMTKSTVPVGTNERIKGIISELTAHPFDVVSVPEFLREGSAIKDTLNPDRIIIGSDSPKAQEQITRLHQPLTDNIIITDIRSAEMIKYASNAFLATKISFINEIANICEKVGADVTKVAVGMGYDKRIGSSFLQAGIGYGGSCFPKDTGALIQIAGNVNYEFKLLKAVVDVNTDQRFNVIAKLKESLGDLKDRTIGIWGLAFKPNTDDIRDAPAIDIVEALVAAGARIRVYDPIAMPNFKRVVQHASIEWCDEPYEVATGCDAVCLLTEWDEFKNVDLIQAEALMKQPILIDGRNVFSKEQIEKTNFSYYSVGRPSMTRHYREPVNN, encoded by the coding sequence ATGAAAATCACTGTGATTGGTACGGGTTATGTTGGCTTGGTCTCCGGCGTTTGCTTTGCCGAACTTGGGAATGAAGTCGTATGCGTGGATAAAATCAAGGCGAAAATCGACAGCCTGAACCGCGGTGAGGTGCCGATCTACGAGCCGGGCATCGAAGAGCTCATCGAGAAGAACACCAAAGAGGGCAGACTTTCGTTCTCCGATAATCTGACCGAACCGGTGGAGAACTCCGAGATCATTATCATCGCCGTAGGAACACCGCCTCTTCCGAATGGGGAAGCCGATCTGCAGTATGTCGATCAGGTAGCCCGCGATATCGCTCTTGCGATGAACGGCTACAAGATCGTCATGACGAAGAGCACCGTGCCGGTTGGAACCAACGAGCGAATCAAGGGCATTATCTCCGAACTGACCGCGCATCCGTTCGATGTCGTCTCCGTTCCGGAATTCCTGAGAGAAGGCTCCGCGATCAAGGACACGCTGAACCCGGACCGGATCATCATCGGTTCCGACAGCCCGAAAGCCCAGGAGCAGATTACCCGCCTGCACCAGCCGCTGACCGACAACATCATCATTACGGACATCCGCAGCGCTGAGATGATCAAATATGCTTCCAACGCCTTCCTCGCGACGAAGATCTCGTTCATCAACGAGATTGCCAACATCTGCGAGAAGGTGGGCGCGGACGTGACCAAGGTAGCCGTCGGGATGGGCTATGACAAGCGGATCGGTTCTTCGTTCCTGCAGGCCGGTATCGGTTATGGCGGTTCCTGCTTCCCTAAAGACACAGGCGCCCTCATCCAAATTGCCGGGAATGTCAACTATGAGTTCAAGCTTCTGAAAGCCGTCGTCGACGTCAATACCGATCAGCGCTTCAACGTCATTGCGAAGCTGAAGGAATCGCTCGGCGATCTCAAGGACCGCACCATCGGCATCTGGGGCCTGGCATTCAAGCCCAACACGGACGATATCCGTGATGCGCCGGCTATCGACATCGTGGAAGCCCTCGTTGCGGCGGGAGCACGCATCCGCGTGTATGACCCGATTGCGATGCCGAACTTCAAACGTGTCGTCCAGCATGCGTCGATCGAATGGTGCGATGAGCCTTACGAAGTGGCAACAGGCTGCGATGCGGTCTGCCTGCTGACCGAGTGGGATGAATTCAAGAATGTCGACCTGATCCAGGCGGAAGCCCTGATGAAGCAGCCGATCCTGATCGACGGACGTAACGTGTTTTCCAAAGAACAGATCGAAAAAACCAACTTCAGCTACTACTCTGTCGGCCGTCCGAGCATGACGAGACACTATAGAGAACCTGTAAACAACTAA